In Pseudonocardia sp. C8, one genomic interval encodes:
- a CDS encoding acetyl-CoA C-acetyltransferase produces the protein MSDIPEAYIYDAIRTPRGRGKASGSLHEVKPISLVVGLIDELRKRNPELDPAVVDDLVLGVVSPIGDQGGDIAKAAAISAGLPDTVAGVQLNRFCASGLEAVNTAALKVRSGMEEMVIAGGVEAMSRVPMGSDGGAWAMDPETAYETGFVPQGIGADLIATLEGFSRSDVDAFAVESQTRAAKAWANGYFARSVVPVVDRNGLAVLDRDEHVRAGATLESLGGLKPSFEAMGRDGGFDAVALQRYHWVEKIDHVHHAGNSSGIVDGAALTLIGTEAAGTANGLTPRARIVSTALSGADPTIMLTGPAPASKKALAKAGLTVDDIDLFEINEAFAAVALRYMRDMGISHEQTNVNGGAIAMGHPLGATGAMILGTLVDELERRDLRRGLATLCVGGGMGIATIVERV, from the coding sequence ATGAGCGACATCCCCGAGGCCTACATCTACGACGCGATCCGCACACCGCGCGGCCGGGGCAAGGCCTCCGGTTCCCTGCACGAGGTCAAGCCGATCTCCCTGGTGGTCGGTCTGATCGACGAGCTGCGCAAGCGCAACCCCGAGCTGGACCCGGCCGTCGTCGACGACCTGGTGCTCGGCGTCGTCTCCCCGATCGGCGACCAGGGCGGTGACATCGCCAAGGCCGCCGCCATCTCCGCGGGCCTGCCGGACACCGTCGCGGGTGTGCAGCTCAACCGGTTCTGCGCGTCCGGGCTGGAGGCGGTGAACACCGCCGCGCTGAAGGTGCGCTCCGGGATGGAGGAGATGGTCATCGCCGGCGGCGTGGAGGCCATGAGCCGGGTGCCGATGGGTTCCGACGGCGGCGCCTGGGCGATGGACCCGGAGACCGCCTACGAGACCGGCTTCGTGCCGCAGGGCATCGGCGCCGACCTGATCGCCACCCTCGAGGGCTTCTCCCGCTCCGACGTCGACGCGTTCGCCGTCGAGTCGCAGACCCGGGCCGCGAAGGCCTGGGCGAACGGGTACTTCGCCCGCTCGGTGGTCCCGGTCGTGGACCGCAACGGGCTGGCGGTCCTCGACCGCGACGAGCACGTCCGGGCCGGTGCCACCCTGGAGAGCCTGGGCGGGCTGAAGCCGTCGTTCGAGGCGATGGGCCGCGACGGCGGGTTCGACGCGGTCGCGCTGCAGCGCTACCACTGGGTCGAGAAGATCGACCACGTGCACCACGCCGGCAACTCGTCCGGCATCGTCGACGGTGCCGCCCTGACCCTGATCGGCACCGAGGCCGCCGGGACGGCGAACGGTCTCACCCCGCGCGCCCGGATCGTGTCCACCGCGCTGTCCGGCGCCGACCCGACGATCATGCTGACCGGCCCGGCGCCGGCGTCGAAGAAGGCACTCGCCAAGGCCGGCCTGACCGTCGACGACATCGACCTCTTCGAGATCAACGAGGCGTTCGCCGCCGTCGCCCTGCGCTACATGCGCGACATGGGGATCTCGCACGAGCAGACCAACGTCAACGGCGGCGCCATCGCCATGGGCCACCCGCTGGGCGCCACCGGCGCGATGATCCTCGGCACGCTGGTCGACGAGCTCGAGCGCCGGGACCTGCGCCGCGGCCTCGCCACGCTCTGCGTCGGCGGTGGCATGGGCATCGCCACCATCGTCGAGCGCGTGTGA
- a CDS encoding MFS transporter, whose amino-acid sequence MPRSLSAPPFLLLLAATALGFGGYALLLPVVPLWVARGGSGEFGAGLTTGVLMAVTVGTQLLVPAMLRRVGHRPVLVVGSVLLGAPTPLLALTADLAPVLAVSALRGVGFGMATVAGSALVAELVEPSAHGRASARYGYAVGLPQLVFLPAGVAVVDLLGFAGVFLIGGITPVAGAAVVAFVRGPRPAGTLGGPRPHVEHPGPATPGSAGHDGRPAGAAGGTPAVRHPREWRHRLPAAPVVAMLACSTAQGGVITFAPLAVPGARFAVPAALFATALGALLGRGVAGTRTDRSGRPGVLLPVGTLVAAAGMFGVLAAPLAPALLVAGAAAVGAGFGLVQNDAMVALFAAAGPLHYGAASAAWNIAYDAGTGLGASALGAIAEPFGFAAAFGTTAVVLILVTPLVRRRH is encoded by the coding sequence GTGCCCCGTTCCCTCTCGGCCCCGCCGTTCCTGCTGCTCCTCGCGGCCACCGCGCTCGGCTTCGGCGGCTACGCGCTGCTCCTCCCGGTGGTGCCGCTGTGGGTGGCCCGCGGCGGGTCCGGCGAGTTCGGCGCCGGGCTGACGACCGGGGTGCTGATGGCGGTCACCGTCGGCACCCAGCTGCTGGTGCCGGCGATGCTGCGCCGGGTCGGGCACCGCCCGGTCCTCGTGGTGGGGTCGGTGCTGCTCGGCGCGCCGACCCCGCTGCTCGCGCTGACCGCGGACCTGGCGCCGGTGCTGGCGGTGTCCGCGCTGCGCGGTGTCGGGTTCGGGATGGCGACGGTCGCGGGCAGCGCGCTCGTGGCGGAGCTGGTGGAGCCGTCCGCGCACGGGCGGGCGTCGGCCCGGTACGGCTACGCCGTCGGCCTCCCGCAGCTGGTGTTCCTGCCCGCCGGGGTCGCGGTCGTCGACCTGCTCGGCTTCGCCGGGGTGTTCCTGATCGGCGGGATCACGCCGGTCGCCGGGGCGGCGGTCGTCGCGTTCGTGCGCGGCCCGCGCCCGGCCGGGACGCTCGGTGGCCCCCGGCCGCACGTCGAGCACCCCGGGCCGGCGACACCGGGTTCGGCCGGTCACGACGGGCGTCCGGCCGGGGCCGCGGGCGGCACGCCGGCCGTGCGGCATCCGCGGGAGTGGCGGCACCGCCTCCCGGCCGCGCCCGTCGTGGCCATGCTGGCCTGCTCGACCGCGCAGGGCGGGGTGATCACGTTCGCGCCGCTGGCGGTGCCCGGTGCGCGGTTCGCGGTGCCCGCGGCCCTGTTCGCGACCGCGCTGGGGGCGCTGCTCGGCCGGGGAGTCGCGGGGACGCGTACCGACCGCAGCGGCCGGCCCGGGGTCCTGCTACCCGTCGGGACGCTCGTCGCGGCGGCCGGGATGTTCGGCGTGCTGGCCGCCCCGCTCGCCCCGGCGCTGCTCGTGGCCGGGGCGGCCGCCGTCGGGGCCGGGTTCGGGCTGGTGCAGAACGACGCGATGGTCGCCCTCTTCGCCGCCGCGGGGCCGCTGCACTACGGCGCGGCCAGTGCCGCGTGGAACATCGCCTACGACGCCGGGACCGGGCTCGGTGCCTCCGCGCTGGGTGCGATCGCCGAACCCTTCGGGTTCGCCGCCGCCTTCGGGACGACGGCGGTGGTACTGATCCTCGTGACGCCGCTGGTGCGCCGGCGTCACTGA
- the solA gene encoding N-methyl-L-tryptophan oxidase, protein MSTLDAEVAVVGLGTTGSMSAWKLAEAGVTVLGFEQYGFGHDRGAAAGESRLFRAAYHEGPEYVPLLRRARELWVDLTRSSGRPLFTPTGCLSIGLPDIAPMRNVRRSVDEHDLAHEVLDPDELARRFPQHTPVEGEIGVLDLAGGMLRPELAVLTAIERARAAGARLLARTPVRDIEPGDGGVTIRTDDRTWRVERVVVTTGPWVRELVPDAPVTAKPIVLTWFAPADVRDYRPEVFPAFIRDTGDRHLFGCPTMDGVSVKAGVADVWDPLPDPRALTRDLPEPALAPVSDSVRRFLPGLHPDPIRHEVHLDGYTADRTALAGPVPGLPRVTVLAGFSGHGFKMAPVFGEVAADLALHGGSGFDLTRMDPARFGRGAEPARRAAPVPPAR, encoded by the coding sequence GTGAGCACGCTGGACGCCGAGGTCGCCGTGGTCGGTCTCGGCACGACGGGGTCGATGAGCGCCTGGAAGCTGGCCGAGGCCGGTGTCACGGTGCTCGGCTTCGAGCAGTACGGGTTCGGCCACGACCGCGGCGCCGCCGCCGGGGAGTCCCGGCTGTTCCGGGCCGCCTACCACGAAGGACCGGAGTACGTCCCGCTGCTGCGCCGCGCCCGTGAGCTGTGGGTCGACCTGACCCGGTCCTCCGGCCGGCCGTTGTTCACCCCGACCGGCTGCCTCTCGATCGGGCTGCCGGACATCGCCCCGATGCGCAACGTCCGCCGGTCGGTCGACGAGCACGACCTGGCGCACGAGGTCCTCGACCCGGACGAGCTCGCCCGCCGGTTCCCGCAGCACACCCCGGTCGAGGGCGAGATCGGCGTCCTGGACCTCGCCGGCGGGATGCTCCGGCCGGAGCTCGCCGTCCTCACCGCGATCGAGCGCGCCCGCGCCGCCGGGGCGCGGCTGCTCGCCCGGACCCCGGTCCGGGACATCGAGCCCGGCGACGGCGGGGTCACGATCCGCACCGACGACCGGACCTGGCGGGTGGAACGGGTGGTCGTGACGACCGGACCGTGGGTGCGGGAGCTGGTGCCGGACGCTCCGGTGACCGCGAAGCCGATCGTGCTGACCTGGTTCGCGCCGGCCGACGTGCGCGACTACCGGCCGGAGGTGTTCCCCGCCTTCATCCGGGACACCGGCGACCGCCATCTCTTCGGCTGCCCGACGATGGACGGGGTCTCGGTCAAGGCCGGGGTCGCGGACGTGTGGGACCCGCTGCCCGACCCCCGGGCGCTGACCCGGGACCTGCCCGAGCCCGCGCTCGCCCCGGTCAGCGACTCCGTGCGGCGGTTCCTGCCCGGGCTGCATCCGGACCCGATCCGGCACGAGGTCCACCTCGACGGCTACACCGCGGACCGGACCGCGCTCGCCGGCCCCGTGCCGGGGCTGCCGCGGGTGACCGTGCTGGCGGGGTTCTCCGGGCACGGGTTCAAGATGGCGCCGGTGTTCGGGGAGGTCGCCGCGGACCTGGCCCTCCACGGCGGGAGCGGGTTCGATCTCACCCGGATGGACCCGGCCCGGTTCGGCCGCGGAGCCGAACCAGCTCGTCGCGCAGCGCCCGTCCCGCCGGCGCGCTGA
- a CDS encoding fumarylacetoacetate hydrolase family protein, whose amino-acid sequence MTTPNVPSSPPPGLALGAVAGAGRRGSSRIACRLPDGGLLDVGSLATAQRGPYPDLLTAPNLDRLLDAGSSAWREVCEWLAAWRADHEKAFAHRLPTEGLVPVLPFTVADYVDFYACEQHARNAGLIFRPDAEPLTPNWRHLPVGYHGRAGTVRVSGCPVVRPAGQRAAGDFGPTRRLDLEAELGYVLGGPVPGPVPVDDAAEHVFGVVLLNDWSARDIQGFETRPLGPHLGKSFATSISAWVTPIGELEPARVPLPPHDPEPLPYLTPRAPARGLDLDLAVHLNGERIATPPAADLYWAPEQLVAHLTSNGAGLRAGDLLGSGTISGPERDQFGSLLEMSWNGRHPVVLSNGGHRTWLEDGDEVVITATAPAADGSRFSLGEVRGRVRGS is encoded by the coding sequence GTGACGACTCCGAACGTGCCGTCCAGCCCGCCCCCCGGACTCGCGCTCGGCGCCGTCGCCGGCGCCGGGCGCCGGGGCAGCTCCCGCATCGCCTGCCGGCTACCCGACGGGGGCCTGCTCGACGTCGGCTCGCTCGCGACCGCCCAGCGGGGCCCGTACCCCGACCTGCTGACGGCACCCAACCTGGACCGGCTGCTCGATGCCGGCAGCTCCGCCTGGCGCGAGGTCTGCGAGTGGCTGGCCGCGTGGCGGGCCGACCACGAGAAGGCGTTCGCCCACCGGCTCCCGACCGAGGGCCTGGTCCCGGTCCTGCCGTTCACGGTCGCCGACTACGTCGACTTCTATGCCTGCGAGCAGCACGCCCGGAACGCCGGGCTGATCTTCCGCCCGGACGCCGAGCCGCTCACCCCGAACTGGCGGCACCTGCCCGTCGGCTACCACGGGCGGGCCGGCACCGTGCGGGTCAGCGGGTGCCCGGTCGTCCGCCCGGCCGGGCAGCGCGCGGCCGGTGACTTCGGCCCGACCCGGCGGCTCGACCTGGAGGCCGAACTCGGGTACGTCCTCGGCGGCCCGGTGCCCGGACCGGTGCCGGTGGACGACGCCGCCGAGCACGTCTTCGGGGTCGTCCTGCTCAACGACTGGTCCGCCCGCGACATCCAGGGCTTCGAGACCCGCCCGCTCGGCCCGCACCTGGGGAAGTCGTTCGCGACCTCGATCTCGGCCTGGGTGACGCCGATCGGCGAGCTCGAACCCGCGCGCGTCCCGCTGCCGCCGCACGACCCGGAGCCGCTGCCGTACCTCACGCCCCGTGCCCCCGCGCGCGGGCTCGACCTGGACCTCGCCGTCCACCTCAACGGGGAGCGGATCGCGACCCCGCCCGCCGCCGACCTCTACTGGGCGCCCGAGCAGCTGGTCGCCCACCTGACGTCGAACGGGGCCGGGTTGCGGGCCGGTGACCTGCTCGGATCCGGGACGATCTCCGGGCCGGAACGCGACCAGTTCGGCTCGCTGCTGGAGATGTCCTGGAACGGCCGCCACCCCGTCGTCCTGTCCAACGGCGGGCACCGCACCTGGCTGGAGGACGGCGACGAGGTCGTGATCACCGCGACCGCGCCGGCCGCGGACGGCAGCCGGTTCTCCCTCGGCGAGGTGCGGGGCCGCGTCCGCGGCTCGTGA
- a CDS encoding LysR family transcriptional regulator produces MVEVRQLQYFLAVADRLSVTDAARDLRMAQAALSQSVTKLERRLGATLFDRSRRRLRLTPAGAALVPEARMIVGRARELGAVVAGGARTPLRIGCITSAVSGLLPDVLPGFLAARPEIVPLVHEMGQRAMVDALRAGAVDVGVCRMLVAEEGIELVRLADEPLTCLLPEGHPQAAAEAVDLADLAVESFVCFPRDHAPVAHDTIVGACVRAGFSPRVTQEALNDQSLLGIVAAGLAVAIVPRSTTRLRMAGVVARPLTDPAAVTPLSVLVASAVSAPAGRALRDELVRLRGRTGPGPSG; encoded by the coding sequence ATGGTCGAGGTCCGCCAGCTCCAGTACTTCCTCGCCGTCGCCGACCGGCTCAGCGTCACCGACGCCGCTCGGGACCTCCGGATGGCGCAGGCCGCGCTCAGCCAGTCCGTCACCAAGCTGGAGCGGCGGCTGGGCGCCACGCTGTTCGACCGGAGCCGGCGGCGCCTGCGGCTCACCCCGGCCGGCGCCGCGCTCGTCCCGGAGGCCCGGATGATCGTCGGGCGGGCGCGGGAGCTGGGCGCGGTCGTGGCCGGGGGCGCGCGGACACCACTGCGGATCGGCTGCATCACCTCGGCGGTGTCCGGGCTACTCCCGGACGTGCTGCCGGGCTTCCTGGCCGCCCGCCCCGAGATCGTCCCGCTGGTGCACGAGATGGGGCAGCGGGCCATGGTGGACGCGCTGCGGGCCGGCGCCGTCGACGTCGGCGTGTGCCGGATGCTCGTCGCCGAGGAGGGGATCGAGCTGGTCCGGCTGGCGGACGAGCCGCTGACCTGCCTCCTGCCGGAGGGACATCCGCAGGCTGCGGCCGAGGCCGTCGACCTCGCGGACCTGGCCGTGGAGTCGTTCGTCTGCTTCCCCCGGGACCACGCCCCGGTCGCGCACGACACCATCGTCGGGGCCTGCGTGCGCGCCGGGTTCTCGCCGCGGGTGACCCAGGAGGCGCTGAACGACCAGTCCCTGCTCGGGATCGTCGCGGCCGGGCTGGCGGTGGCGATCGTGCCCCGGTCGACGACCCGGCTGCGGATGGCCGGCGTCGTCGCCCGCCCGCTCACCGACCCGGCGGCGGTCACCCCGCTGTCGGTGCTCGTGGCCTCCGCGGTCAGCGCGCCGGCGGGACGGGCGCTGCGCGACGAGCTGGTTCGGCTCCGCGGCCGAACCGGGCCGGGTCCATCCGGGTGA
- a CDS encoding sodium/glutamate symporter, producing the protein MDYGPWSLVVDAGLIGGLLLVGTLIRRWVGPAQRLMLPASVIAGFLGLLLGPRALGILPFADQLGTYASVLIAVVFACLGLGEDPHARTFGRSTAAFSAYSFAMYALQVGVGMVLAYALFVPVFGTPDGFGLLLFAGWAGGFGSAAAIGSVLGDAGWAGASSLAFTSATVGMLAGIVGGIAIANWGARRGHTDRLGRFEELPATLRTGLVPPGDREPTGIATTSASSIEPLGLQVCLVAVITVAGYGASEGIGLLFPSFSAPVFVLAFLAGLLVKGLARRTPAWQYCDQRTLKSISGVSTDVLIVCGIASITPSLVADYWVPLTLLFVTALALNLAMFRWIAPALMHGAWFEKSLFTWGWATGAVATSVALLRMVDPDLDSHTLEEFGLAYLPVAPLETASVAVTPLIVLTGLGWTIAVGWTAAGLVALVLPFVLGWTRTRRRPPDDRVEAAP; encoded by the coding sequence ATGGACTACGGACCCTGGTCGCTGGTGGTCGACGCCGGCCTGATCGGTGGCCTGCTGCTCGTCGGCACGCTGATCCGGCGCTGGGTCGGGCCGGCCCAACGGCTGATGCTCCCGGCGAGCGTGATCGCCGGGTTCCTCGGCCTGCTGCTCGGGCCGCGCGCGCTCGGCATCCTGCCGTTCGCCGACCAGCTCGGGACGTACGCGTCGGTCCTGATCGCCGTCGTGTTCGCCTGCCTGGGGCTGGGCGAGGACCCGCACGCCCGCACGTTCGGCCGGTCCACGGCCGCGTTCTCGGCGTACTCGTTCGCGATGTACGCGCTGCAGGTCGGCGTCGGGATGGTGCTGGCGTACGCGCTGTTCGTGCCGGTCTTCGGCACCCCCGACGGCTTCGGGTTGCTGCTGTTCGCGGGCTGGGCCGGTGGCTTCGGCTCGGCCGCCGCGATCGGCTCGGTGCTCGGCGACGCCGGCTGGGCGGGCGCGAGCTCGCTGGCCTTCACCTCCGCCACGGTCGGGATGCTCGCCGGCATCGTCGGCGGGATCGCCATCGCCAACTGGGGCGCCCGCCGCGGGCACACCGACCGGCTCGGCCGGTTCGAGGAGCTCCCCGCCACGCTGCGGACCGGCCTCGTCCCACCCGGCGACCGGGAGCCGACCGGCATCGCCACGACCTCGGCGTCGTCCATCGAACCGCTCGGCCTGCAGGTCTGCCTGGTCGCGGTGATCACCGTCGCCGGGTACGGCGCGAGCGAGGGCATCGGGCTGCTGTTCCCCTCGTTCTCCGCGCCGGTGTTCGTGCTGGCCTTCCTCGCCGGCCTGCTCGTCAAGGGGCTGGCCCGCCGGACCCCGGCCTGGCAGTACTGCGACCAGCGCACCCTCAAGAGCATCTCCGGGGTGAGCACCGACGTCCTGATCGTCTGCGGCATCGCCTCGATCACCCCCAGCCTGGTCGCGGACTACTGGGTCCCGCTCACGTTGCTGTTCGTCACCGCGCTCGCCCTGAACCTGGCGATGTTCCGCTGGATCGCCCCGGCGCTCATGCACGGCGCCTGGTTCGAGAAGTCCCTGTTCACCTGGGGCTGGGCCACCGGCGCCGTCGCGACGTCGGTCGCCCTGCTCCGGATGGTCGACCCGGACCTGGACAGCCACACCCTGGAGGAGTTCGGGCTGGCCTACCTCCCGGTCGCACCGCTGGAGACCGCCAGCGTCGCGGTCACCCCGCTGATCGTGCTGACCGGTCTGGGGTGGACGATCGCGGTCGGCTGGACGGCGGCGGGGCTCGTCGCGCTCGTCCTGCCGTTCGTGCTCGGCTGGACCCGCACCCGCCGTCGCCCACCCGACGACCGCGTGGAGGCGGCCCCGTGA
- a CDS encoding MerR family transcriptional regulator: protein MSAAPTESDELLTVDQLAERTGVSVRTIRFYAGKGLLPAPRLRGRTGLYDAAHRARLELISELSGLGFTLAAIEKQLARVPLDAGPEELALQRALLTPWIPERDEEIGHAELDRRAGRALTDDDLTALEDLGALTRLEGSVRVHGEASLATALEALDSGLPPELWQRAHAVIEKHTAALAEDLMALFQDEVLQPYRDRGRPAGERRRLAAALARLKPITVQGVVATFGREVNRTIRERASGS, encoded by the coding sequence ATGTCCGCCGCGCCGACCGAGAGCGACGAGCTCCTGACCGTCGACCAGCTCGCCGAACGGACCGGGGTCTCGGTGCGCACCATCCGGTTCTACGCCGGCAAGGGCCTGCTCCCCGCGCCGCGGCTGCGCGGCCGCACCGGGCTCTACGACGCCGCGCACCGGGCCCGCCTGGAGCTGATCAGCGAGCTGTCCGGGCTGGGCTTCACCCTCGCCGCGATCGAGAAGCAGCTGGCCCGGGTGCCGCTCGACGCCGGGCCGGAGGAGCTCGCCCTGCAGCGGGCCCTGCTCACCCCGTGGATCCCGGAACGCGACGAGGAGATCGGCCACGCCGAGCTCGACCGGCGGGCCGGGCGGGCGCTGACCGACGACGACCTGACCGCCCTGGAGGACCTCGGGGCGCTGACCCGGCTCGAGGGCTCCGTCCGGGTGCACGGCGAGGCATCGCTCGCCACCGCGCTGGAGGCGCTCGACTCCGGGCTGCCGCCGGAGCTGTGGCAGCGCGCCCACGCGGTGATCGAGAAGCACACGGCGGCGCTGGCCGAGGACCTGATGGCCCTGTTCCAGGACGAGGTGCTGCAGCCCTACCGGGACCGCGGCCGCCCGGCCGGGGAGCGCCGCCGGCTCGCGGCCGCGCTGGCCCGGCTCAAGCCGATCACCGTGCAGGGCGTGGTCGCGACGTTCGGCCGCGAGGTGAACCGGACGATCCGGGAGCGGGCCTCCGGCTCGTGA
- a CDS encoding S-(hydroxymethyl)mycothiol dehydrogenase — MSQQVRGVVARAKGEPVTVETIVVPDPGPGEAVVQVQACGVCHTDLHYREGGINDEFPFLLGHEAAGIVDTVGEGVTDLAPGDYVVLNWRAVCGVCRACRKGKPHLCFDTHNAAQKMTLTDGTELSPALGIGAFAEKTLVHSGQCTKVDPQAPAQVAGLLGCGVMAGLGAAVNTGQIGRGDSIAVIGCGGVGDAAIAGAHLAGATTIIAVDTDPRKLDWARGFGATHTINAREQDPVEAIRAATDGFGADVVIDAVGRPETYKQAFYARDLAGTVVLVGVPTPDLTAPEIPLIDYFGRGGALKSSWYGDCLPSRDFPMYVDLFRQGRFPLDKFVTETIALDQVEAAFDKMHHGDVLRSVVTL; from the coding sequence ATGTCACAGCAGGTACGCGGGGTCGTGGCCCGCGCCAAGGGCGAGCCCGTCACCGTCGAGACGATCGTGGTCCCGGACCCGGGTCCGGGTGAGGCCGTGGTGCAGGTCCAGGCCTGCGGGGTCTGCCACACCGACCTGCACTACCGCGAGGGCGGGATCAACGACGAGTTCCCGTTCCTGCTCGGCCACGAGGCCGCCGGGATCGTCGACACCGTCGGCGAGGGCGTCACCGACCTGGCCCCCGGCGACTACGTGGTCCTGAACTGGCGCGCCGTGTGCGGGGTCTGCCGGGCCTGCCGCAAGGGCAAGCCCCACCTGTGTTTCGACACCCACAACGCCGCCCAGAAGATGACCCTCACCGACGGCACCGAACTGTCCCCCGCCCTGGGCATCGGCGCCTTCGCCGAGAAAACCCTCGTCCACTCCGGACAATGCACCAAGGTCGACCCCCAGGCCCCCGCCCAGGTCGCCGGCCTGCTCGGCTGCGGGGTCATGGCCGGACTCGGCGCCGCGGTCAACACCGGCCAGATCGGCCGCGGCGACTCCATCGCCGTGATCGGCTGCGGCGGCGTCGGCGACGCCGCCATCGCCGGCGCCCACCTCGCCGGCGCCACCACCATCATCGCCGTCGACACCGACCCCAGAAAACTCGACTGGGCCCGCGGCTTCGGCGCCACCCACACCATCAACGCCCGCGAACAGGACCCGGTCGAAGCCATCCGCGCCGCCACCGACGGCTTCGGCGCCGACGTCGTCATCGACGCCGTCGGCCGCCCCGAAACCTACAAGCAGGCCTTCTACGCCCGCGACCTCGCCGGCACCGTCGTCCTGGTCGGCGTCCCCACCCCCGACCTCACCGCCCCCGAGATCCCACTGATCGACTACTTCGGCCGCGGCGGCGCGCTCAAGTCCTCCTGGTACGGCGACTGCCTACCGTCGCGGGACTTCCCCATGTATGTCGACCTGTTCCGGCAGGGCCGCTTCCCCCTGGACAAGTTCGTCACCGAAACCATCGCCCTCGACCAGGTCGAAGCCGCCTTCGACAAGATGCACCACGGCGACGTGCTCCGCTCGGTGGTGACCCTCTGA
- a CDS encoding MBL fold metallo-hydrolase: MAAQTGPIEHVVTSGTFNLDGGSFDVDNNVWIVGNDHEVIVIDAAHDADAITTAVGDRTVQAIVCTHAHDDHINQAPTLADRFGAPILLNPAEQVLWDMTWPDRTPDRELTDGQQLTVGGIDLRVLQTPGHSPGSSCLYAPELRTVFTGDTLFQGGPGATGRSYSDFDTIIDSIRGTLLTLPTDTLVRTGHGGSTKIGDEAPHLQEWIERGH; the protein is encoded by the coding sequence ATGGCAGCACAGACCGGCCCCATCGAGCACGTCGTCACCTCCGGCACCTTCAACCTCGACGGCGGCAGCTTCGACGTCGACAACAACGTCTGGATCGTCGGCAACGACCACGAAGTCATCGTCATCGACGCCGCCCACGACGCCGACGCCATCACCACCGCCGTCGGCGACCGCACCGTCCAGGCCATCGTGTGCACCCACGCCCACGACGACCACATCAACCAAGCCCCCACCCTGGCCGACCGCTTCGGCGCACCCATCCTGCTCAACCCCGCCGAACAGGTCCTCTGGGACATGACCTGGCCCGACCGCACCCCCGACCGCGAACTCACCGACGGCCAACAACTCACCGTCGGCGGCATCGACCTGCGGGTGCTGCAGACCCCCGGCCACTCCCCGGGATCGTCCTGCCTGTACGCCCCCGAACTCCGCACCGTGTTCACCGGCGACACCCTGTTCCAGGGCGGCCCCGGCGCCACCGGACGCTCCTACTCCGACTTCGACACCATCATCGACTCGATCCGGGGCACCCTGCTCACCCTGCCCACCGACACCCTCGTCCGCACCGGACACGGCGGCTCCACCAAGATCGGCGACGAAGCCCCACACCTGCAGGAATGGATCGAACGCGGCCACTGA